TGGGAAGGAATAACGGCTACTAAGTGTTCCACTGGCAGAAATATCACACCACAATGAATGAATTTAATGATTTGCTTTTTACAATCTGACCCTGTTGAAACAGTAGACTCAAGTGGTCCTCGTGACGTCTTATTGTAACTGGTCGGGCTGGGTACCGTGACGGCAAAACACAGGCGATTCCTCACGAAACCAGGACGACAACAAAAAAAGACCACGATTTCTTTGGGATTTTCACAAAATGTTTTCCAGAGAACGGTCCTTTCGGAGGAAGGATTGTCGACATGTATTTGACATTTGGCATCGTAAAGCATCATTGAGAAATACATGGGACATTTTGGCTTTACCCAGGTCTCCAATAACGATTGTGCTGTATTTCATTGTACCTGGTTGTCGATCTTGAGTTCCTGCAGGGTTGTGTTGGACTGCAGTGAGGCAATGAGAGCCAGGATACCTGTCCCTGTGATGAAGTTGGATTCTATGTTTAGACTCTTCAGTGTGGTGTTCACCTTCAGCATATCTGCCAGGGCCTGAGGCACAGAGACACAGCAAACGGGGACAGTATATTTATATGGGCTATAATTACAGGCAtgtctgtgtctgaaatggcaccatTTTCCCTATATACATGTAACAGTGTTCCttcgttccctctcctctcccctacctgggctcgaaccagagaCCCTCTGCACACGTCAACAACAGCCTCCCACGaggcatcgttacccatcactccacaaaagccgtggcccttgcagagcaagggaaacaactacttcaaggtctcagagcgggTGACGTCacagattgaaacgctattagcgcgcaccccgctaactagctaggcatttcacaccggttacatacagtaccagtcaaaagttacacaaccactcattcaagggtttttctttattgttactattttctacattgtagaatagtgaagacatcaaaacaacgaaaaaaacacatgaatcatgtagtaacttaaaaagtgttaaacaaatctaaatacatgttagatttgagattcttcaaagtagccaccctttgccttgatgacagctttgtgcacgcttggcatcctctcaacttgctctcatgaggaccgctacaggaaaggaagacctagagttacctctcctgcagaggataagttcattagagttaccagcccagaaattgcagcccaaataaatacttcagagttcaagtaacagacacatctcaacatcaactgttcagaggagactgcatgaatcagaccttcatgatcaaattgctgcaaataaacccctactaaaggacaccaataagaagacgagacttgcttgggccaagaaaaatgagcaatggacattagaccggtggaaatctgtcctttggtccgatGAGTCAAATACTCTGCGTCtttatgagacgcagagtaggtgaacggatgatctccacatgtgtggttcccaccatgaagaatggaggaggtggtgtgatggggcttcggttgtgacactgtcagtgatttatttagaattcaaggcacacctaaccagcatggctaccacagcattctgcggcgatacgccgtcccatctggtttgcgcttggtgggactatcatgtttttcaacagcacaatgacccaacacccctccaggctgtgtaagggctatttgaccaagaaggagagtgatggggtgctgcatcagatgacctggtctccacaatcacccaacctcaacccaattgagatggtttgggatgagttagaccgcagagtgaaggaagagcagccagtgtgcaaagctgtcatcaaggcaaaaggctactttgaagaatataaaatgtatttggaTTTGTGTTGCACttgtttggtaactacatgattccatttgtgttatttcatagttttgatgtcttcaatattattctacaacgtagaaaatagcaaaaataaagaaaaacccttgaatgagtaggtgtgtccaaacttttgactggtactgcatttTTGACCAGGCCACAGGTCGTTTTTTAAATTGAATTTCCAGATTGATATGCCTTTTTAATTAAGACGTGGAGACGTGTACATTCACATTGTCTGATGTAACTGCTACAATCATTTGTGCAGGTGATTTGGTAAAACAGCAATACTCACCAAGGCTACGGGATTATTACTCCTGGTTCCCACCATGCTGAAGCGTTCCACTACAGTGTTCTCGATCAGGGAATCTGCAAAAGCCTTCAGTGTCTTCACTGGAATGTTCTGGAACACAATAAAGCCACACACACCGACGACCGTTTTAAAATCGGACGGACGACTAATGCATTTGAAAAAGACTGGAGAATAAcctaaatatacagtgccttgcgaaagtattcggcccccttgcactttgcgaccttttgccacatttcaggcttcaaacataaagatataaaactgtatttttttgtgaagaatcaacaacaagtgggacacaatcatgaagtggaacgacattttttggatatttcaaacttttttaacaaatcaaaaactgaaaaattgggcgtgcaaaattactcagcccccttaagttaatactgtgtagcgccaccttttgctgcgattacagctgtaagtcgcttggggtatgtctctatcagttttgcacatcgagagactgaaatgttttcacattcctccttgcaaaacagctcgaactcagtgaggttggatggagagcatttgtgaacagcagttttcagttctttccacagattctcgattggattcaggtctggactttgacttggccattctaacacctggatatgtttatttttgaaccattccattgtagattttgctttatgttttggatcattgtcttgttggaagacaaatctccgtcccagtctcaggtattttgcagactccatcaggttcttccagaatggtcctgtatttggctccatccatcttcccatcaattttaaccatcttccctgtccctgctgaagaaaagcaggcccaaaccatgatgctgccaccaccatgtttgacagtggggatggtgtgttcagggtgatgagctgtgttacttatacgccaaacataacgtttagcatttttgccaaaaagttcaattttggtttcatctgaccagagcacgttcttccacatgtttcgtgtgtctcccaggtggcttgtggcaaactttaaccgatactttttatggatatctttaagaaatggctttcttcttgccactcttccataaaggccagatttgtgcaatatacgacaaattgtcctatggacagagtgtcccacctcagctgtagatctctgcaattcatccagagtgatcatgggccttttggctgcatctctgatcagtcttctccttgtatgagctgaaagtttagagggacggccaggtcttggtagatttgcagtggtctgatactccttccatttcaatattatcgcttgcacagtgctccttggcatgtttaaagcttgggaaatctttttgtatccaaatccggctttaaacttcttcacaacagtatctcggacctgcctggtgtgttccttgttcttcatgatgctctctgagcttttaacagacctctgagactatcacagtgcaggtgcatttatacggagacttgattacacacaggtggattgtatttatcatcattagtcattttggtcaacattggatcattcagagatcctcactgaacttctggagagagtttgctgcactgaaagtaaaggggctgaataatactgcacgcccaatttttcagtttttgatttgttaaaaaaagtttgaaatatccaataaatgtcgttccacttcatgattgtgtcccacttgttgttgattcttcacaaaaaatacagtttatatatctttatgtttgtagcctgaaatgtggcaaaaggtcgcaaagttcaagggggccgaatactttcgcaaggcactgtaacgcGGACTCCAGAGTGGAGGTTTGCCCTGACCTCTTGAAGTCAGACTGAGAATAGTGTGGTACTATGAAAATACGTGTCTCTCCTTTGTGGGTCCTGTGTGGCTCGGGTTGGTAGAGCAcggcacttgcaatgccagggttgtgggttcgattcacACGGGGAACCAGTATTAAATTTTTttaaatatgaaaatgtatgcactaactactgtaaatcgctctggataagagcgtctgctaaatgactaaaggGTGAAAAAAGGAAATAGAAAAGGTATAGAAGGAGAACATAATGACATCGTATACATctttttaactgtgtgtgtgaatCAACGTAATGTAGCACCTTGATGTTGTTGAGGTTGACCTCCAGCAGGTCAGGGTCGTTCCTCTGCATTCTCAACAGCGTCTCCTCCACGTCAGTAGAGTTGGGCTGCTCATCAGGCACAGGCTTATACTGAGTACACTGGATAACACCTATAGGAAAACACAAGCTTATACTGAGTACACTGGACAAGACCTATAGGAAAACACAGGCTTATACTGAGTACACTGGACAACACCTATAGGAAAACACAGGCTTATACTGAGTACACTGGACAAGACCTATAGGAAAACACAGGCTTATACTGAGTACACTGGACAACACCTATAGGAAAACACAGGCTTATACTGAGTACACTGGACAACACCTATAGGAAAACACAGGCTTATACTGTGTTagagcgtatatatatatatatatatatatatatatatatatatatatatactggtctgatctgtgttagagcatatataactgatctgatctgtgttagagcgtatagatctgatctgtgttagagcgtatatttagatgcactattgtaaagtgactgttccactggatctcataaggtgaatgcaccaatttgtaagtcgctctggataagagcgtctgctaaatgacttaaatgtaaatgagtacACTGGACAACACCTATAGGAAAACACAGGCTTATACTGAGTACACTGGACAACACCTATAGGAAAACACAGGCTTATACTAAGTACACTGGAAAACACAGGCTTATACTAAGTACACTGGAAAACACAGGCTTATACTAAGTACACTGGAAAACACAGACAACAGAAATATGTTATTATCAATAcgtacagcgcattcggaaagtattcagatcccttgacatcttccacatttagttacattacagccttattctaaaatggatacatatttttttaatcctcatcaatctacacacaatactcataatgacaaagtgaaaacatttttttccccaatgtattacaaataaaaaacagaaataacttatttacgtaagtcagaccctttgctattagactctaaactgagctcaggtgcatcgtgtttccattgatcctccttgacatgtttctacaacttgattggagtccacctgtggtaaattcaagtgattgggacatgatttggaaaggcacacacctgtctatatatggtcccacagttgacagtgcatgtcagagcaaaaaccaagtcatgaggtcaaaggaattgtccgtagagctccgagataggattgtgtcaaggcacagatctggggaagggtaccaaaacaaatCTGCatcattgaatgtccccaagaacacagtttggaaccaccaagactcttcatagatCTGTCAGCCCGGACAAACGAGGTggtcaagaacccgatggtcactccgtCAGAGCTCCTCTgaagagatgggagaatcttccagaaggacaaccatctctgcagcactccaccaatcatgcctttatggtagagtggccagacagaagctatTCCTCAGTAACAGGAACATGAAagcccgtttggagtttgccaaaatccacctaaaggactcagaccatgagaaacaaaatgatctggtctttggcctgaatgctaagcatcacgtctggaggaaacctggcacaatccctacggtgaagcatggtggtggcagcatcatgctgtggggatgtttttcagtagcagggactaggagatgagtgaggatcgagggaaagatgaacggagtaaagtacagagaaatccttgatgaaaaccaacTCCAGAGCGCCGACTGGGGCCAAGGGtcaccttccaactggacaacgaacctaagcacacagccaagacaacgcaggagtggcttcgggataagtctctgaatgtccttgagtggcccagccagaacccagacttgaacccgatctaacatctctggagagacctgaaactagccgtgcagcaacgctccccatccaacctgacagagctggagaggatctgcagagaagaatggaagaaactccccaaatacaggtatgccaagcttgttgtgtcatacccaagaagacttgaggctgtaatcactgccaaaggtgcttaaacaaagtactgagtaaagggtctgaataattatgtaaatgtgatatttccgataaaataaaataaaatacatttgcaaaactttggaaaaaaatgttttttctttgtcattatggggtagtgtgtatagattgatgagggggggaaaactatttaatccattttagaatacggctgtaaagTAGCAAAcggaggaaaaagtcaaggggtctgaatactttccgaatgcacagcaTATAATGTAAATCAGTAATAACAAATGCACTCGATGTTCAATGTCGAAAGTTAATAAATATTTGCTGCACTTAGTTTGTTTGGCTAAATCAACACGTTTTTCAATTATATTATTTAACGCCAGAAATGGTGCAACGGAGGATTGTAAAGGTCTTCAGTTGTAAACAGGAACATTTTGTCCAGTTCTCTTTGGACCTTTGATGTTGGTTCCAattcatgttttatttttaaCTTCTGTGAACTGTCTGAAACACGCCGTTGGAAACACGCCGTTGGAAACACGCCGTTGGAAACACGCCGTTGGAAACACGCCGTTGGTGCCACTCTTTCTCAAATCCACTTGAAAAGCAAAACCCGAATAAGTACAATACATGAAAGGATAAACAGAGGAATCATTGTTAAAAACGATGCCGAGAGCTTTGGCACAGACAGGagggacacacatacacacacacacacggtacacttACTGTTAAGGCCTTGTTTGTTGACTATATTGCTGCTGGCCAAAGCCTCGTAGTACTGCTGGTTACTCATCAGAGTGTGCATTCCCAgaatggctggagggagggagggaagagaagagatggagagatggacagaaggagagagaacgggaAAGAAACATTaagtgagagaaggagggagacagaaataTAAAAAAGTAGTTAGAaacaaaaggggagagagaggggagagaggggagagagagagggagatgggggagagagagagggagatgggggagagagagagggagatggggggagagagagaggtgagatgggggagagagagaggggagatgggggagagagagaggggagagaggggagaggggagaggggagagaggggagagggggagagggggagagagagaggggagagagagagatggggagagagagagggagagagagaggggagagagagagaggagatgggggagagagagagagaggagatgggggagagaagagagaggagatggggggagagaagagagaggagatggggggagagaagagagaggagatgggggagagaagagagaggagatggggggagagaagagagaggagatgggggagagaagagagaggagatgggggagagagagagagagagagggggaagagaagagagagagagagagggggaagagaagagagagagagagagggggaagagaagagagagagagagaggggggagagaagagagagagagagagggggagagaagagagagagaggagagaagagagagagaggagatggggagagagaggggagagaagagatggggagagaagagagaaagagaggggagagagaggggagatgggggagagagaggggagatggggagagagaggggagatggggagagagaggggagatgggggagagagagggagagaagagagaaagagagaggggagatggggagagagaggggagaggagaaagagagaaagagagagagagggggagagaagagaaagagagagaaagagagagagggggggagagaagagaaagagagagaaagagagagagagagagggggagagaagagagaaagagagagagaggggagagaagagagagaagagagagagagagggggagagaagagagaaagagagagagagggggagagaagagagaaagagagagagaggaagagagaaagagaagagggagagaagagagagagagggggagagaagagagaaagagagagagagggggagaggagaaagagaaagagagagagagggggagaggagaaagagagagagatgggggagaggagaaagagagagagaggggggagaggagaaagagagagagagggggacagaagagagagagaggggggagagaagagagaaagagagagagagggcggagagaagagagagagaaagagagagcgaggggggagagaagagagagagagagagagagagagagggggagagaagagagagagagagcgcgagagtaCATTGTGTCAAATGACGTGAACACTGAGGGATAAACACAGAAGAGTTGACGTGGGTGTGAGTGCCAACGCTCTCCTTAGCCAAGTAAACATCATATGCTGAACTAAGACAGCAGACAGGACACCCACAAGTGGGCCTTGAGAGCTGCCTCGTTCAAACCTCGCAAACTTCCAAGCCAAACAATCGGCTCGCAAAACATTTCACACACAGCAGTAGATAGTCATCCCTGTCATAGCCAGACATACAAAAGAACAACACGTGCGTCGATGCCAGCGTTTGCAAGTCATTATTAAATACATTGTTTAAATAGCACATGTCACTGTTGCAGACGTCACACAATGCAGACATTCTCCCTGGCTTGGGTGTCCTCTGCTGCCACAGTTACAACGGTCCCTATGAACTGCAGGAACATGCTTGACTAATCAACATGTTTTTGATTATCGCAAAGATCACGGTTTTAGCTTTAATTTGAACCTTAGTTTTAGCTttgctcccccctctcttttactGTTCATGGTCCTTGGGTTTTTGAAAAGCGctttaaatcaaatgtattattattagaaGTAGTAGTTTTATCTTGTGTCCAGTTTGATGGGAAAACTCAAATAAAATGTGCTTTCTGAACCACCGTAGATGACTTGGAGCAGAAATTAACAAAGGGGAGTGAAAAGAGGGCAGTTCGGCAGAGAAGCAACAAAAGAAAAGAGCCAGTGTATTATTTTCATCTGTCAGAATGATAGAGTGTGAGAACAGTTTGTTTTCTTTGAGATAAACAATGGAGAACGAGCCGTCCATTTTAAGCAGCCGTGAAGAGTCAGTTGGAAACTCACCATGAGGAGGCTGTGGATTAATTACAAACCATTGGAAATGTCTGGGAGGACCAAAACAAAACGCTGGCAAACAAACAACTAGTCACCGATTAGCACTAACACTTAGGGAAGCGGAGAGAAATGCAGTCAAGATAAATGTGCAGCTAGTGTTAGGGCCGGGACGATAGCAGTATATGAACCAGCAGTACCCGAGGAAAAAATGAAAGACCAAACAGCAGaccaaactctttggtcctttaataaaaacctgctgtatgtcaAATATTGTGTGCTTCAGTTTGGAAATTAAAtgaatgtgactctggatgacaacataatgatgtttgtttcccgCATTAGAGCCGTTTTCCTAAAGAAGCTAAATTCGCTTCGTGTTTTActtccttgccacgatactaacgGGTACTGGTATCGTCGCGGCCCTAGCTAGTGTGTGGGCTGGCAAATACCGCGGCTGCTTGTCATAAGGCCCAGAGAGAGGGCAACCATGGTGTCCAACAGCAGTCACGGAAGGGGTGATGACGATGGCAGCGtatggggggggagaaggagaagggtggGGTCACTAGAAGAGATAGAAGAGAGTTAGAGAAAAGGAGGAAGTTACTGACGGAGGACTGAACAGCGAAGTTGATTGAGTGTCAGTGACCGTTCTAAAGTGACTGTTTAGTTAGCGCGGATTTCGATTATATTAGCTGAAGTTGGTGAATAGACTGAAAATAAAAGAGGAACGGCGATAGCGGGGAAAGATGGCACAAAGGGATCTGTTTACGTCCGTCTGTAAAGGGGAGTGTGTACGTGAAGGTGCATGGTTTTTCTACCGGCAATGTCGCAGATCTCAGCGTCGCTGGCGTTGGCCAGTGCCTCCTCCAGCTCTGGCTCCAGAGATACATTCTCCATGATGGGGTCCACCATATCCTTAGGTATAAAGACTTtacctggaagataggggacaatCATTAATACAACACATGCCACTattcatctccacccggcacagccagaagaaggaCCGGGCACATCTaggagtctggttcctctctaggcgTCTTCCTAGTTCCGGCCTTTCTAGGTACTTTTTCCCTAGTCACCGTGCTTCGGAATCTGCATTGTTTgctctttgtggttttaggctgggttatctgtaaagcactttgtgacaactgttgatgtaaaaaggggttttataaaatacatttgattgattgaatttgAACTAGCTCGCTGGAACTAGAACTAGCTCGTTTCTAATGAAATGCTTTAAATTGGTcaatttgactgcaggaaagcaGAAAAATCAATGCCTCGATACTAAAATAGACCGATCATTACCCAATCACCAGTAGCCAACTACCATTACATAGTGAACATGACCATACATTCTGTGAGGAAAACTTCCATTTTAATTCCATCTAGGTTACACCGACTGATAATGGAAAATACAAGGCTGATATGCAATATCATCTTACATCATGGGGCGCTTCTCATATCGTCACTCAGAGTGAGCTGTAAAAAAGCCAGGCAGCCTGTTGGGACAGATGGGGGCGAATACCCAGCCATGTCTGACATGTAGCGCCCCACGTCACGCCGCCCCGGCCAAACCTCAGAACACCGGAACAGGATTATGTGAACGAACACTGGGGGGGAGGAAGGCTGCAgtgacaggctgtgtgtgtggtcCAAATATAAGCCGTTCTCCCAAAGTTTGCAGACTGTGCAGTTGTCTTGCACACTCCCTGTCATGGATCTAAAACGAATATTTGACTGGAGGGAATAAATCCATAAACGGGAAGTGTGCAAGTGCAGACTTTGGGGGGAAAAAAGAATTGGGACGAAGCCACAGTCTACCGtatctgatctaggatcaggttcctccctgtccatgtaatcacATTCATTTGgctctaaaaggctaaactgatgctagttcagcactcctactctgagactctttatgaatACATGCCCAGAGGTCTGAGGTCTTACTCATATCAGTTCCAGGTCCAGGATCAGTTACAGCACCGTCTGTCCTGCTGGCTTTGACTGTAGCCTGGATTATCTGTTCTGGGGTCTGTGGAACCAGTGGAGATGTTCCAACTGGAAAGTCACCTCACCTTCAGGCTAGCTGCTGGGTGCCAGGATGTAGCAGGATGTTCGTCTCCGTGGTTGGTCGGTACCTGTCATCTATCAGGCTTGGCTGAGACACAGTGCTTGCTTGAGTGTTGGAGATCGGCTACATTGCAGCCGGTCTGCACAGAATCagtgatctacaaatcacctcaCATCCCAAATAATACTCCTTATGTGATCAAGATTGGAGATTCCAGGCCTCACCTCGCTGAAACTGATCCCCCCAGACTGTACGCTGTCTGGCGTACACACAAAGAGGCAGGCTGATACCCAGCAGGCTACATCTACACTTGAGTGGATCTGGGATGAGTCAGCTGGCACCAGGCCCTGATTTCTACCTTGATATGTCCAGATATAAAGAAGGACGAACTAGAGGACTCAATTGCGGCAGGCCCAGTTTCCCAGAACCAGACAGTCTGAGATCTTAATTGGTCTGATAGGTAGGCAGACTCAACTCAGGCAGTTTCGTAGCTGGATATGTCCAGATATAGGCAAGAACAGATGAACCAGCATACAAACTGGGTTGTGACTGGGGTCCAGTTTCCTGGAACTAGATATTGTCTGAGACCACTGATTGGTTCTGATGGATGTAGGACTTTAGGCCTTTCTTTAAATGGCTGTAATGTTCTGAAAATATTTGGATCTCGGCCCGCTGGGCAGTAAGGTTCACCTCAAAAGGTTATTATCACTGCTTATATGTCCCTGGCCACAGTCCACGTTGGCCTTCAGCCACTTCCCCTAGCCAAGCTAGCCCATATCCCTTCTGTGTTCATAGATCTGACAGGATTACATGGAAACAATAGGAGGATGGCTCCACCACCACAAGTGGAGATGATGCTCAGATCAGATCTAACAGGGTCCTtcctacctctcttctctccagtgAAGCACAGGC
This genomic stretch from Oncorhynchus keta strain PuntledgeMale-10-30-2019 chromosome 29, Oket_V2, whole genome shotgun sequence harbors:
- the LOC118361857 gene encoding tropomodulin-1-like isoform X3: MSTSYKKEVVNYRDVDEDELLKKLSEEELQRLEDELEELDPDNALLPAGMRQKDQTKKAPTGTFQRENLVAHLEKQAKEHPDKEDLVPFTGEKRGKVFIPKDMVDPIMENVSLEPELEEALANASDAEICDIAAILGMHTLMSNQQYYEALASSNIVNKQGLNSVIQCTQYKPVPDEQPNSTDVEETLLRMQRNDPDLLEVNLNNIKNIPVKTLKAFADSLIENTVVERFSMVGTRSNNPVALALADMLKVNTTLKSLNIESNFITGTGILALIASLQSNTTLQELKIDNQSQPLGNKVEMEIASMLEKNTTLLKFGYHFTQQGPRLRGSNAMMNNNDLVRKRRLEGGPIFPKCRTSV